In Arthrobacter sp. SLBN-112, a genomic segment contains:
- a CDS encoding isochorismate synthase codes for MTSTFRTLTVPLDGKTFPGGLPSFLVRDDILCWTRREAGLAGFGEIARFTSTGPERFLEADIWWRHLVLEADVADAVELPGTGPVAFGSFAFSKTSRYESRLIVPEIVVGVRDNQAWLTQLTFDDAPLTEETAAAALERWLSSSSAGSPAGEGTTAAAGLAGDGTSDGTQGPAGGAVVRPLPLAAGATLHTGSLSEEAWMDAVAAGVAEIRTGALEKLVLARDVVATIPSGVHAAEVLRELAARYRECWTYGVDGLVGATPEMLIQVEGRTAQARVLAGTLDRRDAHGEDGAPMDYATRVLAGSEKQRHEHEIAIQSLTKQLAPFSEAMNAHDEPFILELPNVWHLASDVKAELTEVEGHVPTCLALINALHPTAAVCGTPTLVAGELIRTLEHLDRGPYAGPVGWLDAAGNGEWGIALRGAVIESADTVRLYAGCGIVDGSLPAAELAETWAKFRPMLESLGINS; via the coding sequence ATGACGAGCACGTTCCGCACCTTGACAGTCCCCCTGGATGGCAAAACTTTCCCCGGGGGGCTGCCTTCGTTTCTGGTCCGGGACGACATCCTCTGCTGGACGCGCCGCGAGGCCGGGCTGGCGGGCTTCGGGGAGATCGCGCGGTTCACCTCCACCGGGCCGGAACGGTTCCTGGAAGCGGATATCTGGTGGCGGCACCTGGTCCTGGAGGCGGACGTTGCGGATGCGGTGGAGCTGCCCGGCACCGGCCCGGTCGCTTTCGGTTCCTTCGCTTTCTCCAAGACCTCCCGGTACGAGTCGCGCCTGATCGTGCCGGAGATCGTGGTGGGCGTCCGGGACAACCAGGCGTGGCTCACCCAGTTAACGTTCGACGACGCCCCCCTCACCGAAGAGACGGCCGCCGCCGCACTGGAGCGCTGGCTCAGCAGCAGTTCCGCAGGTTCCCCCGCCGGTGAAGGTACGACCGCGGCAGCGGGCCTGGCCGGGGACGGCACCTCGGACGGGACGCAAGGTCCGGCCGGCGGCGCCGTCGTGCGTCCACTCCCCCTGGCCGCGGGCGCAACACTGCACACCGGCTCCCTCAGCGAGGAAGCCTGGATGGATGCCGTTGCCGCCGGCGTCGCCGAAATCCGCACCGGAGCGCTGGAGAAGCTGGTGCTGGCACGGGACGTGGTGGCAACTATTCCCTCCGGCGTACATGCGGCGGAGGTGCTGCGCGAGCTCGCGGCCAGGTACCGCGAGTGCTGGACCTACGGGGTGGATGGCCTGGTTGGCGCCACGCCGGAGATGCTGATCCAGGTGGAAGGACGCACCGCCCAGGCGCGCGTGCTGGCCGGCACCCTTGACCGCCGGGACGCCCACGGCGAGGACGGTGCGCCGATGGACTACGCAACACGGGTGCTGGCAGGCTCGGAGAAACAGCGGCATGAGCATGAGATCGCCATCCAATCGCTGACCAAGCAGCTGGCACCCTTCTCCGAGGCAATGAATGCCCATGATGAGCCGTTCATCCTGGAACTGCCCAACGTCTGGCACCTGGCCTCCGACGTCAAGGCCGAACTCACCGAGGTGGAAGGGCACGTGCCCACGTGCCTGGCGCTGATCAACGCGCTGCACCCCACCGCGGCCGTCTGCGGGACGCCCACTCTTGTGGCGGGCGAATTGATCCGCACGCTGGAACACCTGGACCGTGGACCGTATGCAGGGCCGGTGGGCTGGCTGGACGCCGCGGGCAACGGCGAATGGGGCATCGCGTTGCGCGGCGCCGTCATCGAATCTGCCGACACCGTCCGGCTCTATGCCGGTTGCGGAATAGTCGATGGCTCGCTTCCGGCGGCCGAATTGGCCGAAACGTGGGCCAAATTTCGGCCGATGCTGGAGTCCCTGGGCATCAACAGCTGA
- a CDS encoding polyprenyl synthetase family protein, protein MTKSADHSWTHAGHGLPDSEPSLNTTAIATGLQLPAGFAAIAGDAELGPAITNNLAKVEKKLREAIANSDPLADATSRHLVEAGGKRIRPLLTLLCAHLGDASLPAVVQAAVVVELTHLATLYHDDVMDSAPFRRGAPTAHEVWGNSVAVLTGDLIFARASILVSELGGRALGIQARTFERLCLGQLHETVGPRPDEDPVEHYLSVIADKTGSLVAASGQFGAIFSGADEAFEDILVEYGEKVGVAFQLADDVIDVTGVKVKSGKSPGTDLREGVPTLPVLLLRKAAADGDQSAVDLLTLIDGDLTSDEALAAAVAGLREHPVTAESWVVARRWADEAIAALAPLPEGVVKESLSNFALAVVDRAS, encoded by the coding sequence GTGACCAAATCCGCAGACCACAGCTGGACGCACGCCGGGCACGGCCTGCCGGACTCCGAACCCAGCCTCAATACCACCGCAATTGCCACGGGACTGCAGCTTCCGGCGGGTTTTGCAGCCATCGCGGGGGACGCCGAACTGGGCCCGGCCATCACCAACAACCTGGCCAAGGTGGAGAAGAAGCTTCGCGAGGCAATCGCCAACTCGGACCCGCTGGCAGATGCCACGTCCCGCCACCTGGTGGAAGCCGGCGGCAAGCGCATCCGGCCGCTGCTGACCCTGCTCTGCGCCCACCTCGGTGACGCATCGCTGCCCGCCGTGGTGCAGGCCGCCGTCGTGGTTGAACTGACGCACCTGGCCACCCTTTACCACGACGACGTCATGGACTCCGCTCCGTTCCGCCGCGGTGCCCCCACGGCCCACGAGGTATGGGGCAACTCGGTGGCTGTCCTCACCGGCGACCTGATCTTCGCCCGGGCATCCATCCTGGTGTCCGAACTCGGCGGGCGGGCGCTGGGCATCCAGGCACGCACGTTTGAGCGCCTGTGCCTCGGCCAGCTGCACGAGACCGTGGGTCCGCGTCCGGATGAGGACCCGGTGGAGCACTACCTTTCGGTGATCGCGGACAAGACCGGTTCCCTGGTGGCGGCTTCAGGCCAGTTCGGTGCCATCTTCTCCGGCGCCGACGAGGCTTTTGAGGACATCCTGGTGGAGTACGGCGAGAAGGTGGGAGTTGCCTTCCAACTGGCCGACGACGTCATCGACGTCACCGGCGTCAAGGTCAAGTCCGGCAAGTCGCCCGGAACGGACCTCCGTGAAGGGGTTCCCACCCTGCCTGTGCTGCTCCTGCGCAAGGCTGCCGCTGATGGCGACCAGTCCGCCGTCGACCTCTTGACCCTGATTGACGGTGACCTGACCTCGGATGAAGCCCTTGCCGCCGCCGTCGCCGGGCTGCGCGAGCACCCTGTCACGGCCGAGTCCTGGGTGGTGGCACGCCGCTGGGCCGACGAAGCCATCGCCGCCCTGGCCCCGTTGCCCGAGGGCGTGGTCAAGGAATCGCTGTCCAACTTCGCGCTGGCTGTGGTGGACCGCGCCAGCTGA
- a CDS encoding phosphoadenylyl-sulfate reductase has translation MGPRSRRGGTPVTTKLRTKDELKAIAEAGAAELGWDAPARDVIAWVERNFDLPAVAVACSMADAVLPALVADQMPGVDVLFLETGYHFPETYATRDEVAANLRVNVVDVLPENTVEQQDRLLGKDLFARDAAQCCALRKVAPLQRTLAGYELWFTGVRRDEAPTRTNTPLVGWDEKNGLVKVNPMAAWTFDQLVQYSDDNLLPVNPLLSQGYPSIGCQPCTRKVAPGEDPRAGRWAGSDKTECGLHV, from the coding sequence ATGGGCCCACGCAGCAGACGAGGAGGCACTCCAGTGACAACCAAACTCCGCACCAAGGACGAGCTGAAGGCCATCGCCGAAGCCGGTGCGGCCGAGCTCGGCTGGGACGCCCCCGCCCGCGACGTCATCGCCTGGGTGGAGCGGAACTTCGACCTGCCCGCCGTGGCGGTCGCCTGCTCCATGGCCGACGCCGTCCTGCCCGCCCTGGTGGCCGACCAGATGCCCGGCGTCGACGTCCTGTTCCTGGAGACCGGCTACCACTTCCCGGAAACCTACGCCACGCGCGATGAAGTGGCCGCGAACCTGCGCGTCAACGTGGTGGATGTACTGCCGGAGAACACCGTGGAGCAGCAGGACCGGCTGCTGGGCAAGGACCTCTTTGCCCGTGACGCCGCCCAGTGCTGTGCGCTCCGCAAGGTGGCCCCGCTGCAGCGCACCCTGGCCGGTTACGAGCTGTGGTTCACTGGCGTCCGCCGCGACGAAGCCCCCACCCGGACCAACACGCCGCTGGTGGGCTGGGACGAGAAGAACGGCCTGGTCAAGGTCAATCCGATGGCTGCCTGGACGTTCGACCAGCTGGTCCAGTACTCCGACGACAACCTCCTGCCCGTCAACCCGCTGCTTTCCCAGGGCTACCCCTCCATTGGCTGCCAGCCCTGCACCCGGAAGGTGGCGCCGGGCGAAGATCCCCGGGCCGGCCGCTGGGCAGGATCCGACAAGACAGAATGCGGGCTACACGTATGA
- a CDS encoding demethylmenaquinone methyltransferase: protein MNRASLDKRPDEVATMFDDVAPKYDVVNDVLSMGQTRRWRKIVVDAMEVSKGQRVLDLAAGTGTSSEPYADAGIDVVACDFSLGMLKVGKRRRPDINFIAGDATNLPFADNTFDATTISFGLRNVNEPKKALAEMLRVTKPGGRLVIAEFSQPVVPLWRTMYTEYLMRALPAIAVKVASNPDAYVYLAESIRAWPDQDHLAAWLQESGWEKVTYRNLTGGIVAVHRAFKPASEGAAAAIAAHKGPVAKLRRNIVR, encoded by the coding sequence GTGAACCGAGCATCCTTGGATAAGCGTCCGGACGAAGTAGCCACGATGTTTGACGACGTCGCACCGAAATACGACGTCGTCAACGATGTCCTCTCCATGGGACAGACCCGCCGCTGGCGGAAGATCGTGGTGGACGCGATGGAAGTCTCCAAGGGCCAGCGCGTCCTTGATCTCGCGGCCGGCACTGGTACCTCCAGCGAGCCATATGCCGACGCCGGCATAGACGTGGTGGCCTGCGACTTCTCCCTGGGAATGCTCAAGGTGGGCAAGCGCCGCCGCCCGGACATCAACTTCATCGCCGGTGACGCCACCAACCTGCCCTTCGCGGACAACACCTTTGATGCCACCACCATCTCCTTTGGGCTGCGCAACGTGAACGAGCCCAAGAAGGCGCTGGCCGAGATGCTGCGCGTCACCAAGCCCGGCGGCCGCCTGGTCATCGCCGAGTTCTCGCAGCCCGTGGTCCCGCTCTGGCGCACCATGTACACCGAATACCTGATGCGCGCCCTGCCGGCCATCGCCGTCAAGGTCGCCTCCAACCCGGACGCTTACGTCTACCTGGCCGAATCCATCCGCGCGTGGCCGGACCAGGACCACCTGGCGGCCTGGCTGCAGGAGAGCGGCTGGGAGAAGGTCACGTACCGCAACCTCACCGGCGGCATCGTGGCGGTGCACCGGGCGTTCAAGCCCGCCTCCGAGGGTGCGGCGGCTGCCATCGCTGCGCACAAGGGCCCGGTGGCCAAGCTGCGCCGCAACATCGTCCGCTGA
- a CDS encoding trimeric intracellular cation channel family protein has protein sequence MTFAFDNSPVWLDLLGVFFFAVSGSLLAARKQIDIVGSLLLASLVGLGGGVIRDIIIAVVPAAFTNPAYLFPPVLATALVYFLFSSVQRYTSLLILFDAAGLALFCMTGTLKALATGLNPVASVLLGVTTAVGGGLLRDITANEVPELFNPRDIYALPAFLGSSLTAVLWVAGVFNVLTAAAIAALVFTFRVLAWRRSWQAPLAVRGWHRRAGDTGL, from the coding sequence ATGACATTCGCCTTTGACAACTCCCCGGTGTGGCTGGATCTGTTGGGCGTTTTCTTCTTTGCCGTCTCGGGTTCACTGCTCGCGGCGCGGAAGCAGATCGATATTGTCGGCTCCCTCCTGCTGGCGTCGCTGGTGGGTCTGGGCGGCGGGGTGATCCGGGACATCATCATCGCCGTGGTCCCCGCTGCCTTCACCAACCCGGCCTACCTGTTCCCGCCGGTCCTCGCCACAGCCCTGGTGTACTTCCTGTTTTCCAGCGTCCAGCGCTACACATCCCTGCTGATCCTCTTCGATGCCGCCGGCCTGGCCCTGTTCTGCATGACCGGCACGCTCAAGGCGCTGGCCACGGGCCTGAACCCGGTGGCGTCCGTGCTGCTGGGAGTGACAACAGCGGTGGGCGGCGGCCTGCTGCGGGACATCACCGCCAATGAGGTGCCGGAATTGTTCAACCCCAGGGATATTTATGCGCTGCCGGCGTTCCTGGGTTCGTCGCTGACTGCTGTCCTGTGGGTGGCGGGCGTATTCAACGTGCTGACGGCTGCCGCCATCGCGGCACTGGTTTTCACGTTCCGGGTCCTGGCCTGGCGCCGGTCGTGGCAGGCGCCGCTTGCCGTCCGCGGGTGGCACCGGCGGGCTGGCGATACAGGGCTGTAG
- a CDS encoding CbiX/SirB N-terminal domain-containing protein, with protein sequence MNSPVMIACAHGTSNTQGAAEVNALRAAIAELRPGLDVREAYVDVQQPDLVDVVAGLPEAEPAVVVPLLLSVGYHVKVDIARAVKSRPGSAAAAPLGPDPRLAALLDQRLREAGTTDNDVVVLAAAGSSNPNAAVSVEELLGQLQALRSNRIVAAYGASAKPSVPDAVAMLRQELAGGAGAGESAGAVDVGGRVVIASYLLAPGYFHDQLAKAGADVVTEPLLPSATLAQIALDRYDAAVAKMRETPSEPALEAAPGAPEAGAAEAPTDAQAGGIFKAVRRFVTKYFPR encoded by the coding sequence ATGAACAGCCCCGTCATGATCGCTTGCGCCCATGGGACGTCCAACACACAGGGGGCCGCGGAGGTCAACGCCCTGCGCGCCGCCATTGCGGAACTGCGCCCCGGGCTCGACGTCCGCGAAGCCTATGTGGACGTCCAGCAGCCGGACCTGGTGGATGTCGTGGCGGGCCTGCCGGAGGCGGAGCCCGCGGTAGTGGTCCCGCTGCTGCTGAGTGTTGGCTACCACGTGAAGGTGGACATTGCGCGGGCCGTGAAGAGCCGCCCTGGCAGCGCCGCCGCCGCACCGCTGGGCCCCGACCCCCGGCTCGCCGCGCTGCTGGACCAGCGGCTGCGCGAGGCAGGCACCACGGACAACGATGTCGTCGTCCTTGCCGCCGCGGGCTCGTCCAATCCCAACGCCGCGGTCAGTGTTGAGGAGCTGCTGGGCCAGTTGCAGGCGCTGCGGTCCAATCGCATCGTGGCCGCCTACGGTGCCTCCGCTAAGCCGTCCGTGCCCGACGCCGTCGCGATGCTTCGGCAGGAGCTGGCAGGAGGTGCCGGGGCGGGGGAGTCCGCGGGAGCGGTCGACGTCGGCGGCCGGGTGGTGATTGCCTCCTACCTCCTGGCGCCGGGCTACTTCCACGACCAGCTGGCGAAGGCGGGTGCCGACGTCGTGACAGAACCCCTGTTGCCGTCCGCCACGCTCGCTCAGATCGCGTTGGACAGGTACGACGCCGCCGTCGCGAAGATGCGGGAAACACCCTCCGAACCTGCCCTGGAAGCGGCGCCTGGGGCACCGGAGGCAGGAGCGGCCGAGGCGCCCACCGATGCACAGGCAGGTGGCATCTTCAAGGCTGTTCGGCGTTTCGTGACGAAATATTTCCCTAGGTGA
- a CDS encoding ABC transporter substrate-binding protein, whose product MQTPRTLLGTSKLTAATMVAISALALSACTNASETGPSSAATSSGSAAASFDPTTVKKDDALAAMVPDAIKSKGTITVGSDTSYAPAEFLGPDGQTPVGYDVDIAKAIGATLGLKVQVQTAEFTGILPALGPKYDLGISSFTINPERLGAVNMVSYFNAGTAWAVQKGNPKKFSLDDVCGKSIGVQTGTVQEDPDLADRNKKCAADGKKPIDIVTLKNQTDVTTRLVNGSIDAMAADSPIIGYALTQTNGQLEKLGDVYDSAPQGIAVAKADTAWADVIQKAVTKLMADGSYKKILEGWGNSEGAITKSEVNPAVKS is encoded by the coding sequence ATGCAGACTCCCCGTACCCTCCTGGGCACTTCCAAGCTGACCGCCGCCACTATGGTCGCCATCAGCGCCCTGGCCCTCTCAGCATGCACCAACGCCTCGGAAACGGGTCCTTCCAGCGCGGCTACCTCGTCGGGCAGCGCCGCCGCCAGCTTTGATCCCACCACCGTCAAGAAGGACGACGCCCTGGCCGCCATGGTCCCGGACGCCATCAAGTCCAAGGGCACCATCACGGTTGGTTCGGACACCAGCTACGCCCCCGCCGAATTCCTCGGTCCGGACGGCCAGACTCCCGTGGGCTACGACGTGGACATCGCCAAGGCCATCGGCGCCACCCTGGGCCTCAAGGTCCAGGTCCAGACCGCTGAGTTCACCGGCATCCTCCCGGCACTCGGCCCGAAGTATGATCTGGGCATCTCCTCGTTCACCATCAACCCCGAGCGCCTGGGTGCCGTGAACATGGTCAGCTACTTCAACGCCGGCACCGCCTGGGCCGTGCAGAAGGGCAACCCCAAGAAGTTCTCCCTGGACGACGTCTGCGGCAAGTCCATCGGCGTGCAGACCGGCACCGTGCAGGAAGACCCTGACCTTGCCGACCGCAACAAGAAGTGCGCCGCCGACGGCAAGAAGCCCATTGACATCGTCACCCTGAAGAACCAGACGGACGTCACCACGCGCCTGGTCAACGGCAGCATCGACGCCATGGCCGCCGACTCCCCCATCATCGGCTACGCCCTGACCCAGACCAACGGCCAGCTGGAGAAGCTGGGCGATGTCTACGACTCGGCCCCGCAGGGCATCGCCGTGGCCAAGGCTGACACCGCCTGGGCTGACGTCATCCAGAAGGCCGTCACCAAGCTGATGGCAGACGGCTCCTACAAGAAGATCCTGGAAGGCTGGGGCAACTCCGAGGGCGCCATCACCAAGTCCGAGGTCAACCCGGCGGTCAAGTCTTGA
- a CDS encoding type IV toxin-antitoxin system AbiEi family antitoxin domain-containing protein, with the protein MDIEDVLRHRGGAARTETLRRAGHSRTRVDKAVAAGRIVRLRRGVYSLPDEAGVLGLALRHTALVTCVSAAPAYQLWTLQKADAMHVGQGHRKSLPGMVMHGRIRHPVHPWLPVAGLADVLIHALHCLPVLESLVMVQCATQRGDVTVDFLRRKLPGNRNARARAVLDYVVPRADSILEVLANYHFLNAGLQVRRHVELQGVGEVDFLVEDCLVVETDGATHLEPRQVKKDRTRNNATVVGGRLCLRFGYDDVVHHPGRMVAQVLAVLEQSRRGAFGGR; encoded by the coding sequence ATGGATATCGAAGACGTGCTCCGGCACCGTGGAGGAGCGGCCCGGACTGAAACCCTGCGGCGTGCCGGACATTCACGGACGCGGGTGGACAAAGCAGTGGCAGCGGGGCGCATCGTCCGGCTCCGTCGGGGCGTGTACAGCCTGCCGGACGAAGCCGGTGTGCTGGGCCTGGCGCTACGGCACACTGCGCTGGTGACCTGTGTGTCCGCGGCGCCTGCCTACCAGCTCTGGACCCTGCAAAAGGCTGACGCAATGCACGTGGGCCAGGGCCACCGAAAATCCCTGCCGGGTATGGTCATGCACGGGCGGATCCGTCACCCCGTCCACCCTTGGTTGCCGGTAGCGGGCCTGGCCGATGTCCTCATCCACGCCCTGCATTGCCTCCCGGTGCTGGAGTCCCTGGTCATGGTCCAATGCGCAACGCAGCGGGGGGATGTCACCGTCGACTTCCTGCGCCGGAAGCTGCCTGGAAATCGCAATGCCCGCGCCAGGGCAGTCCTGGACTATGTAGTTCCGCGTGCCGATTCCATCCTCGAGGTGCTCGCCAACTACCACTTTCTCAACGCCGGGCTCCAGGTCCGCAGGCACGTTGAACTCCAGGGAGTGGGCGAAGTGGATTTCCTCGTCGAGGACTGCCTGGTGGTGGAGACCGACGGTGCAACGCATCTGGAGCCGCGGCAGGTCAAGAAGGACCGGACGCGCAACAACGCCACGGTTGTGGGAGGGCGCCTCTGCCTGAGGTTTGGGTATGACGACGTCGTTCATCACCCCGGGAGAATGGTGGCCCAAGTACTCGCCGTACTGGAGCAAAGCCGACGGGGAGCTTTCGGGGGCCGGTAG
- a CDS encoding nitrite/sulfite reductase: MTDTALAGASADSAAPKRPARPSRPAAKPHGQWKVDGTTPLNANETWKQEDDGLNVRERIETIYAKEGFDAIPSQDLHGRFRWWGLYTQRKQGIDGGKTATLEPHELEDKYFMLRVRIDGGALTTEQLRVIGQISVDFARDSADLTDRQNIQLHWIQVEDIPEIWNRLESVGLSTTEACGDVPRVILGSPVAGIAKDEIIDPTPLIAELGERFIGNPLLSNLPRKYKTAITGHPSQDVVHEINDCAFVGIEHPELGIGYDLWVGGALSTNPMLGKRLGAFVKPDQAADVWLGVTSIFRDYGYRRMRTKARLKFLLADWGTEKFRQILEDEYLGYKLADGPAAPKPATPGDHVGVHEQKDGKFFIGATPLAGRLSGSALVKLADTLEARGSFRLRTTPHQKLVVLDVEKDQVEPLVAELDALGLSARPSVFRRGTIACTGIEYCKLAIVETKMTAATAVAELERRLADLAGSGQLPQALSLHINGCPNSCARIQTADIGLKGMMLPTPDGDPSPGFQVHLGGGLASNDREEAGLGRTVRGLKVYVDDLPDYVERVVRRFVADRAEGQSFAEWAHAADEEALQ, from the coding sequence ATGACTGATACAGCTCTAGCCGGAGCGTCCGCGGATTCGGCTGCTCCCAAGCGCCCCGCACGCCCGTCCCGCCCCGCCGCGAAGCCGCACGGCCAGTGGAAGGTGGACGGCACGACGCCGCTGAATGCCAACGAAACCTGGAAACAGGAAGACGACGGCCTGAACGTCCGCGAGCGTATTGAGACCATCTACGCCAAGGAAGGCTTCGACGCCATCCCCAGCCAGGACCTGCACGGCCGGTTCCGCTGGTGGGGCCTGTACACCCAGCGCAAGCAGGGGATCGACGGCGGCAAGACGGCTACCTTGGAGCCGCACGAGCTTGAGGACAAGTACTTCATGCTCCGCGTGAGGATCGACGGCGGAGCGCTCACCACCGAGCAGCTGCGCGTGATCGGCCAGATCTCGGTGGACTTCGCCCGGGACTCCGCCGACCTCACCGACCGCCAGAACATCCAGCTGCACTGGATCCAGGTGGAGGACATCCCCGAGATCTGGAACCGCCTGGAGTCGGTTGGCCTGTCCACCACCGAAGCCTGCGGCGACGTACCCCGTGTCATCCTCGGCTCGCCCGTGGCCGGCATCGCCAAGGACGAGATCATCGACCCCACCCCGCTCATCGCCGAGCTGGGGGAGCGGTTCATCGGCAACCCGCTGCTGTCCAACCTGCCGCGGAAGTACAAGACCGCCATCACCGGCCACCCGAGCCAGGACGTCGTGCACGAGATCAACGACTGCGCCTTCGTGGGCATCGAACACCCCGAACTCGGCATTGGTTACGACCTGTGGGTGGGCGGCGCGCTGTCCACCAACCCCATGCTGGGCAAGCGGCTGGGCGCATTCGTCAAGCCGGACCAGGCTGCCGACGTGTGGCTCGGGGTCACCAGCATCTTCCGCGACTACGGTTACCGCCGCATGCGCACCAAGGCCCGCCTGAAGTTCCTCCTGGCCGACTGGGGCACAGAGAAGTTCCGCCAGATCCTGGAGGACGAATACCTCGGTTACAAGCTTGCCGACGGCCCCGCCGCCCCCAAGCCCGCCACTCCGGGTGACCACGTGGGCGTGCACGAGCAGAAGGACGGCAAGTTCTTCATCGGCGCCACGCCGCTTGCCGGCCGCCTCTCCGGGTCCGCCCTGGTGAAGCTCGCGGACACCCTCGAGGCCCGCGGCTCCTTCCGGCTGCGCACCACCCCGCACCAGAAACTGGTGGTCCTGGACGTCGAAAAGGACCAGGTGGAGCCCCTGGTGGCAGAACTGGACGCCCTGGGCCTGTCCGCGCGGCCCTCGGTGTTCCGCCGCGGTACCATCGCATGCACCGGCATCGAGTACTGCAAGCTGGCCATCGTTGAAACCAAGATGACGGCCGCTACCGCCGTGGCGGAGCTGGAACGCCGCCTGGCCGACCTGGCCGGGTCGGGCCAACTGCCGCAGGCACTGTCCCTGCACATCAACGGCTGCCCCAACTCCTGCGCCCGCATCCAGACGGCGGACATCGGCCTCAAGGGCATGATGCTGCCAACGCCCGACGGCGACCCCTCCCCGGGTTTCCAGGTCCACCTCGGCGGCGGCCTGGCTTCCAACGACCGCGAGGAAGCAGGCCTGGGACGCACCGTCCGCGGCCTCAAGGTGTACGTTGACGACCTGCCCGACTACGTGGAGCGCGTAGTACGCCGGTTCGTCGCCGACCGCGCCGAAGGCCAGAGCTTCGCCGAATGGGCCCACGCAGCAGACGAGGAGGCACTCCAGTGA
- a CDS encoding geranylgeranyl reductase family protein has product MKVLIVGAGPAGSTAAYYLARAGVEVTVLEKTSFPREKVCGDGLTPRAVREIQKLGLPHPENDGWRRNKGLRLIAGGRTIELPWPEVSDFPQYGLIRTRLGFDEELARHAEAAGATILERHGVTEAFRDDAGRVTGVRAALLDGNGRKTGETRDFSADVVLAADGNSTRTAVSLGIQKRDDRPLGVAVRTYFTSPRTDDDWMEGWLELPGRDGKLLPGYGWVFGVGDGTSNVGLGILNSSKEFGKLDYKQVLREWTAGMPAEWGFTPENQVGEIRGAALPMGFNRTPHYSPGLLLLGDAGGMVSPFNGEGISYAMESARFAAEFIIDVASRSAALGGTYDADAHLSRYADYVRGQWGSHFTLGRAFAALIGKPAVMKLALRTGMPIPVLMRFVVRLLANLTDPSAKGLEDRVIRVLESLVPATSNAPSAPNQRYPQQKVRVNP; this is encoded by the coding sequence GTGAAGGTACTGATTGTCGGCGCGGGTCCGGCCGGATCCACTGCCGCGTACTACCTCGCCAGGGCGGGAGTTGAGGTTACGGTCCTCGAAAAGACCAGCTTCCCGCGCGAGAAGGTCTGCGGGGACGGACTCACGCCCCGTGCCGTGCGGGAGATCCAGAAGCTGGGCCTCCCGCACCCCGAGAACGATGGCTGGCGGCGGAACAAGGGCCTGCGCCTGATCGCCGGCGGCCGCACCATCGAGCTGCCCTGGCCCGAGGTGTCCGACTTCCCGCAGTACGGCCTGATCCGCACCCGGCTGGGCTTTGACGAGGAACTGGCCCGGCATGCTGAGGCTGCGGGCGCCACGATCCTCGAGCGGCACGGCGTCACCGAGGCCTTCCGGGACGACGCCGGCCGCGTCACGGGGGTCCGCGCAGCGCTCCTTGACGGGAACGGACGCAAGACGGGGGAGACGCGTGACTTCAGTGCCGACGTCGTCCTCGCTGCCGACGGCAACTCCACCCGCACCGCCGTGTCGCTGGGGATCCAAAAGCGCGACGACCGCCCGCTCGGCGTTGCCGTCCGCACCTACTTCACGTCGCCGCGCACCGACGACGACTGGATGGAAGGCTGGCTGGAGCTCCCCGGCCGCGACGGAAAGCTGCTGCCCGGCTACGGCTGGGTGTTCGGCGTTGGCGACGGCACCTCCAACGTGGGCCTGGGCATCCTGAACTCGTCCAAGGAATTCGGCAAGCTGGACTACAAGCAGGTCCTGCGCGAATGGACCGCCGGCATGCCTGCCGAATGGGGCTTCACCCCGGAGAACCAGGTGGGCGAGATCCGCGGCGCCGCGCTTCCCATGGGCTTCAACCGCACGCCCCACTACTCTCCGGGCCTGCTCCTGCTGGGCGATGCCGGCGGCATGGTGTCCCCGTTCAACGGCGAGGGCATCTCCTACGCGATGGAGTCGGCGCGGTTTGCCGCCGAGTTCATCATCGACGTAGCTTCCCGTTCGGCTGCTTTGGGCGGAACGTACGACGCCGATGCGCACCTTTCGCGGTATGCGGACTACGTGCGGGGCCAGTGGGGTTCGCACTTCACCCTGGGCCGGGCCTTCGCCGCGCTGATCGGCAAGCCCGCCGTCATGAAGCTCGCGCTGCGGACCGGCATGCCCATCCCGGTCCTGATGCGGTTCGTGGTCCGGCTCCTGGCCAACCTTACGGACCCCTCAGCGAAGGGCCTCGAGGACCGGGTGATCCGCGTCCTGGAATCGCTGGTTCCTGCCACATCCAATGCCCCGTCAGCTCCGAACCAGCGGTATCCGCAACAAAAAGTTAGGGTTAACCCGTGA